DNA from Laspinema palackyanum D2c:
ACCGACCTCGAACTGCTGCGGGGTTACTATCCCTACAGTGGCATTTTAGGTCACGAATTCGTGGGTGTGGTGGAACGAGGACCCGAATCCCTGCAAAATCAGCGCGTAGTCGGAGAAATTAACGCCGCTTGCGGAGACTGTCGGTTTTGTCGCAGAGGACAACCCACCCACTGCGAAAATCGCACAGTTTTGGGAATTGTCAATCGCAATGGCGCGTTTGCCGAATATTTGACCCTGCCAGTGAAAAACCTGTATGCGATACCGGATACCATTACAACGGATATGGCAACCTTCACTGAACCGATCGCCGCTGCCTTAGAAATCCAAGAACAAGTGCCTATCACCTCGGGCGATCGCATCTTAGTGGTAGGGGATGGCAAATTAGGGCAGTTAGTCGCCCAAACCCTAGCCCTCACGGGTTGTGACTTGCTGGCAGTGGGGCGACATCGGGACAAACTGGAGAATTTGGAGTCCCTAGGCATTAAAACCGGATTTGCCGATGCCGTTACCGACGGACAATTTGATATCGCCGTGGAATGTACCGGCAACCCCGAAGGATTTACTATTGCCCGTCGCGCCTTACGTCCCCGAGGGACCCTCGTCCTCAAAAGCACTTATGCGGGTCACCTCACCCTAGATATCTCGTCTCTAGTGGTGGATGAAATTACCCTAATCGGGTCCCGTTGCGGTCCGTTTCCCAAAGCATTAGAACTCTTATCACAAAACAAGATAAATGTCAACCCTTTAATTCAAGCTAAATATCCCCTTGACGAGGCGATCGCCGCCTTTGACCACGCCCAACGCCGAGGGGTTTTAAAAGTGTTGTTAGAAATTAGCCCATAGAATGACCAATGACCAATCGCTCAATTCCGATAATCCACACAATCGATCGCCTCTTCGGACATCGCCCGAGTGGGATGGACGGGACATTTCAAACGAGGGTCATTGGTAAAAAAGACGCAATAGGCACAGGGAATCTGGTGCATTCGCTTGGCATTGGTTGTTGCAGCCGCGATCGCACTAAAAAGGCTCCACCCCAGCAACATCACCAGCAACCAAGCACTGACAAAGCAAATTGGCACTAAAAATGGCTCAATGGCGCGAATCAGAGAGTACAGCATTTGGAACATAGGCCGATACCCCAATCAATGACATCAAAATCTGCTTTTAACTCATACCACAAAGAAAGCAACCTGATACAATCTAAAAAAGAACTAAAAACCGCCGGACAAACCGGAGTTATCGGGCAGAATTGCCTAATCGATTCTTTTTTGTATTGGAAATTACAGGAACCTTACTATGTCTCTGCGTTTAGGTGATACCGTACCCAACTTTACCCA
Protein-coding regions in this window:
- a CDS encoding MDR/zinc-dependent alcohol dehydrogenase-like family protein — translated: MKGLWLENQQLQLRSQLPIPEPPEGEALIRVLQAGICNTDLELLRGYYPYSGILGHEFVGVVERGPESLQNQRVVGEINAACGDCRFCRRGQPTHCENRTVLGIVNRNGAFAEYLTLPVKNLYAIPDTITTDMATFTEPIAAALEIQEQVPITSGDRILVVGDGKLGQLVAQTLALTGCDLLAVGRHRDKLENLESLGIKTGFADAVTDGQFDIAVECTGNPEGFTIARRALRPRGTLVLKSTYAGHLTLDISSLVVDEITLIGSRCGPFPKALELLSQNKINVNPLIQAKYPLDEAIAAFDHAQRRGVLKVLLEISP